From one Flavobacterium sp. N502536 genomic stretch:
- the trmB gene encoding tRNA (guanosine(46)-N7)-methyltransferase TrmB has protein sequence MGSKNKLKRFRENETFQNVFQPTREEVVGDLMPLKGKWNSDFFKNDNPLVLELGCGKGEYSVGLAERYPNKNFIGIDIKGARFWRGAKTAVENGLHNVAFVRTQIELINHIFADHEVDEIWITFPDPQIKYKRTKHRMTNSEFLKLYKKILKKDGVVNLKTDSEFMHGYTLGLLHGEGHEVLYANHNVYKNEGSPEEVTAFQTFYEKQYLEINKAITYIRFKIKD, from the coding sequence GTGGGAAGTAAAAATAAACTAAAAAGATTCAGAGAAAACGAAACATTTCAAAACGTTTTTCAACCAACCAGAGAAGAAGTTGTAGGTGATTTAATGCCTTTGAAAGGAAAATGGAATTCTGATTTCTTTAAAAATGACAATCCATTAGTTTTAGAATTAGGATGTGGAAAAGGAGAATATTCTGTTGGATTAGCAGAAAGATATCCAAACAAAAATTTTATTGGAATTGATATTAAAGGGGCCCGTTTTTGGAGAGGTGCTAAAACCGCTGTAGAAAACGGATTGCACAATGTTGCATTTGTTCGAACTCAAATCGAACTGATCAATCATATTTTTGCAGACCATGAGGTAGACGAAATCTGGATTACTTTTCCGGATCCGCAAATCAAATACAAAAGAACAAAACACCGTATGACCAATTCGGAGTTTTTGAAATTGTATAAAAAAATCCTCAAAAAAGACGGTGTTGTAAACTTAAAAACCGACAGTGAATTCATGCACGGTTACACACTGGGATTACTTCACGGTGAAGGTCATGAAGTTTTATACGCCAATCACAATGTCTATAAAAACGAAGGAAGCCCGGAAGAGGTTACTGCATTCCAGACTTTTTATGAGAAACAATATTTAGAAATTAACAAGGCAATTACGTATATTCGTTTCAAAATTAAAGACTAA
- a CDS encoding DNA cytosine methyltransferase — MENKLTVVDFFCGAGGFSEGFRQKGFDIKHGYDHWKPAIDTYNHNFNLNCEVKNILDFKNSIEEIEAVPDTDVIIGSPPCVSFSSSNKSGNADKSLGVSLTETFLRIVAVKKHKPNSILKAWFMENVVNSKRYLQTSYTFKDLGLEDWAKKHRIGPLNTAIDLYDNTTIINSADYGSIQSRKRLISGEIIKKKKLIVPTPTHQKKDTELNLPLYKSIGLIKKNFPSPFEKKSNKLINDILYPIEIEQNKITDHFYDTGVYESEWRFSRHWKTNHPFMGKMSFPENENNPSRTITATKIANSRESVIYKSEVNRKGDGEYRLPTVREAAIIMGFPITYQFIGSEGAKWRLVGNAVCASVSSAFAAIVLNSLGIKQKKELIVNSIPNLEGVINLNNYKQKIFDNPPIKNKDARCRWQPIKDGNLTVTLSNYNIEKNNKTDGKWRTSIQYGTGKGFPIQHIEDGYYKKIESIISKFKDGENFIKTINNGFSEKIGDAKKLQVMFENQRSSGILLEPTRLVEEVRNIIEKIAIDEPEFIQIDATVFLKKTVPTKQLFALYAINKISTTANKL, encoded by the coding sequence ATGGAGAATAAATTAACCGTTGTCGATTTTTTCTGTGGCGCGGGAGGATTTTCTGAAGGTTTCAGACAAAAAGGGTTTGACATCAAGCATGGTTATGACCACTGGAAACCAGCAATCGACACCTATAATCATAATTTTAATTTAAATTGTGAAGTTAAAAATATACTAGATTTTAAAAATTCAATTGAAGAAATTGAAGCTGTTCCTGACACAGATGTTATCATTGGAAGTCCTCCTTGTGTAAGTTTCTCAAGTTCAAATAAATCAGGAAATGCTGACAAGTCACTTGGGGTTTCATTGACCGAAACATTTTTAAGAATTGTTGCAGTAAAAAAGCATAAACCAAATTCTATTTTGAAAGCTTGGTTTATGGAAAATGTTGTAAACTCAAAAAGATACCTACAAACATCTTATACGTTTAAAGATTTAGGTCTTGAAGATTGGGCAAAAAAACATAGAATTGGCCCTTTAAATACCGCTATAGACTTATACGACAATACAACTATTATAAATTCAGCAGACTATGGCTCAATCCAATCAAGAAAAAGGCTTATTTCTGGTGAAATTATAAAAAAGAAAAAATTAATTGTCCCTACACCAACACATCAAAAAAAGGACACAGAACTTAACTTACCCCTTTATAAATCAATAGGCTTAATCAAGAAAAATTTCCCTTCTCCATTTGAAAAAAAGAGCAATAAATTAATTAACGATATTCTTTATCCTATTGAAATTGAACAAAACAAAATAACAGATCATTTTTATGACACTGGTGTTTATGAATCAGAATGGAGATTTTCAAGACATTGGAAAACTAACCATCCTTTCATGGGAAAAATGTCATTCCCAGAAAATGAAAATAATCCAAGTAGAACAATTACCGCTACAAAAATAGCGAATTCAAGAGAATCCGTAATTTATAAATCAGAGGTAAATAGAAAGGGGGATGGAGAATATAGATTACCCACAGTAAGAGAAGCCGCAATAATTATGGGCTTCCCTATAACATATCAATTTATCGGTTCTGAAGGCGCAAAATGGCGTTTAGTAGGAAATGCTGTTTGTGCTTCTGTAAGTAGTGCATTTGCAGCAATCGTTTTAAATTCGTTAGGAATAAAACAAAAAAAAGAATTAATCGTCAATTCTATTCCAAATTTAGAGGGGGTGATAAACTTAAATAATTATAAGCAAAAGATATTTGACAATCCTCCTATAAAAAACAAGGATGCTAGATGTAGGTGGCAACCCATTAAGGATGGAAATTTGACTGTCACACTTTCAAATTACAATATTGAAAAAAACAACAAAACAGACGGTAAATGGAGAACATCTATCCAATACGGAACTGGAAAAGGATTTCCAATACAACATATTGAAGATGGTTATTATAAAAAAATTGAATCTATTATTTCAAAATTTAAAGATGGAGAAAATTTTATAAAAACAATTAACAATGGATTCTCTGAAAAAATTGGAGATGCTAAAAAGCTTCAAGTAATGTTTGAAAATCAAAGGTCTAGTGGAATTCTTTTAGAACCAACTCGACTTGTTGAGGAAGTAAGAAATATTATTGAAAAAATAGCAATTGATGAGCCTGAATTTATTCAAATTGACGCCACAGTATTTCTAAAAAAAACAGTTCCAACCAAACAACTTTTCGCATTATACGCGATAAACAAAATATCTACAACTGCTAATAAATTATAA
- a CDS encoding HPF/RaiA family ribosome-associated protein, with amino-acid sequence MKIQINTDKNIEGHERLEAYFSGELEKGLARFEEKITRVEVHFGDENGEKFSLNDKKCVIEVRTAKLQPVTVTEHADTLERAFSGALAKAKKSLTTTFEKMKAY; translated from the coding sequence ATGAAAATTCAGATCAATACCGACAAGAACATCGAAGGACACGAAAGATTAGAAGCTTATTTCTCTGGCGAATTAGAAAAAGGTTTAGCGCGTTTTGAGGAAAAAATAACCCGCGTCGAAGTACATTTCGGCGATGAAAACGGAGAGAAATTTAGCCTAAACGATAAAAAATGTGTGATTGAAGTTCGTACTGCAAAATTACAACCAGTAACCGTTACAGAACATGCCGATACACTCGAAAGAGCTTTTAGTGGTGCATTGGCGAAGGCAAAAAAATCTCTTACGACTACTTTCGAAAAAATGAAAGCGTATTAA
- the wrbA gene encoding NAD(P)H:quinone oxidoreductase encodes MKKQLLVLLIAVFIGFGVNAQVKSSETNVLVLIYSQNGGTYKMAKSIAEGVQEYPNTKAILKRIPSINPKEKLNADVEKLPIATIEELANYDGIAFGSPVHFANISADMNHFFSQSIPLWTSRALEGKPATVFMSAGSGAGKEAAILSFWNILASHGMVIVPTGIMGTAALDKTVPQGNTPFGATSLAGSVGTRPSQSELNLAKEQGKALARVASGLRNTESGKVVKTTAVETKNDINKTLKDNNIVLPEAPKPVGNYVPFTISDHKVYINQVALKDGKILNPGKVGATVTDDQAKEATYQTMLNVIAVLKEACGGDLNKVKQCVQLTGYFNTTPEYTQHAALMNSASNLTALVFGEKGKHARATIGAASLPINSAVEIQAIFEIE; translated from the coding sequence ATGAAAAAGCAACTACTCGTATTATTAATCGCAGTATTTATAGGCTTTGGCGTAAATGCGCAAGTAAAATCATCTGAAACAAATGTGCTGGTTTTGATTTATTCTCAAAATGGCGGAACTTATAAAATGGCCAAATCTATTGCCGAAGGAGTTCAGGAATACCCAAATACAAAAGCAATTTTAAAACGTATTCCTTCGATCAATCCGAAAGAAAAATTGAATGCTGATGTAGAGAAATTACCAATTGCAACTATCGAAGAACTTGCAAATTATGACGGAATCGCTTTTGGAAGCCCTGTTCATTTTGCGAATATCAGCGCCGATATGAATCACTTCTTCAGTCAGAGTATTCCGCTTTGGACTTCAAGGGCTTTAGAAGGAAAACCAGCCACTGTGTTTATGTCGGCAGGATCGGGAGCAGGAAAAGAAGCTGCTATTTTATCGTTTTGGAATATTCTTGCGTCTCACGGAATGGTGATCGTGCCTACCGGAATTATGGGAACGGCTGCGTTAGACAAAACGGTTCCACAAGGAAATACCCCGTTTGGTGCTACTTCATTGGCAGGATCTGTTGGAACACGTCCGTCACAAAGCGAATTGAATTTGGCTAAAGAACAAGGGAAAGCGTTGGCCAGAGTAGCTTCGGGATTGAGAAATACAGAAAGTGGTAAAGTGGTAAAAACAACTGCTGTTGAAACTAAAAACGATATCAACAAAACTTTAAAAGACAATAACATTGTACTTCCTGAGGCTCCTAAACCTGTTGGAAATTATGTTCCGTTTACGATTTCAGATCATAAAGTATACATTAATCAGGTGGCGTTGAAGGACGGTAAGATTTTGAATCCGGGTAAAGTTGGCGCAACGGTTACTGATGATCAGGCAAAAGAAGCTACCTACCAAACGATGCTAAATGTAATTGCGGTTTTGAAAGAGGCTTGCGGTGGCGATTTGAACAAAGTAAAACAATGCGTACAGTTGACAGGTTATTTTAATACAACTCCGGAATATACGCAACATGCAGCCCTTATGAATTCGGCTTCAAACCTGACGGCTTTGGTTTTTGGAGAAAAAGGAAAACACGCCAGAGCAACCATTGGAGCGGCTTCGTTACCGATAAATTCGGCTGTTGAAATTCAGGCGATTTTTGAAATTGAGTAA
- a CDS encoding AsmA family protein, whose amino-acid sequence MKATLLYIKNFFQSIHFKKYARRFCFFVLGLIALLLIACGGLSIYFNRNKTEIIARINTKINENINGKFHIGDFHYKFLTGFPNFTLALKEVEVKDNQWATHQHTLLKAKEIEVRLNIWSLVHDEINIHKILINDAAIYVYKAQNGYSNANIFKPKKKKTPENKSDTETTIDQIELNGVHFTLNNLLGHKLFDFDLDRLQSKVNFDGDNWQTDVFLDTQIKSLAFNTVHGSFAKQKELKGTFAVSYSASNEKIDVVTKGLKIGSDAFDITAFFNLAKGNALFGINIGTTILWQNASNLLSANISSKLNRFNLQKPIDVNCDIKGDFNAEGDPRIVVQAIIKNNELSIPDGLIKNCHFKGIFTNNFKPTAGYNDANSAIILTNFVGEYENIPLTIPQLSINNLEKPLATGNVSSDFDIERLNEISNDKWIQFTAGHAKANLKFQFDIVDLYITKPRFIGKIDVDDASFHYIPKNVHAVKTNIHLDFTEKALLIKQIAYKHNKNTIFVEGKIDNFLNLYYDAPEKMIVNWKIYCPNIDLKQFLGVLATSQKVKATAKTTKKPTISNHLRTVIDRCVVVIDIKADKINYNKLTATNTTATVQMIDSRLVIKNGSLQTSGGSITFNSEVKPSGKNFAFSSNANVNRVDIASFLKSFNNFGIQSFSPANIKGKLSSQANVTGFINGNGELITNSMHGNLTFNVNQGALLNFEPIVKIGKFAFPFRDVKNITFSDLSGTLKLRGEQVDVNNFTISSSVLNLDAEGVYSFGRGTNLALTIPLRNSKNDIKLATKAERDAVRERGIVLHLIALDEEGKMKIKWGKREK is encoded by the coding sequence ATGAAAGCTACTTTACTCTACATAAAAAACTTTTTTCAATCGATTCATTTTAAAAAATATGCCAGGCGTTTTTGCTTTTTCGTTCTGGGACTTATTGCTTTACTGCTTATCGCTTGTGGCGGATTGTCTATATATTTTAATCGGAACAAAACCGAAATCATCGCCAGGATCAACACCAAAATCAATGAAAACATCAACGGGAAATTCCATATTGGCGATTTTCATTATAAATTTCTAACCGGTTTCCCTAACTTTACTTTGGCCCTAAAGGAGGTTGAAGTCAAAGACAATCAATGGGCAACGCACCAGCATACTTTATTAAAAGCTAAAGAAATTGAGGTGCGCCTGAACATTTGGAGTTTGGTACATGACGAAATCAACATTCACAAAATCCTCATCAACGACGCAGCAATCTACGTGTATAAGGCACAAAACGGCTATTCGAATGCCAATATTTTTAAGCCGAAAAAGAAAAAAACACCTGAAAACAAATCGGATACCGAGACTACAATCGACCAGATTGAACTAAACGGAGTCCACTTTACGTTAAACAATCTACTGGGGCATAAATTGTTTGATTTTGATCTGGACCGCTTACAGTCAAAAGTAAATTTTGATGGGGACAACTGGCAAACCGATGTTTTTTTAGACACGCAAATTAAAAGCCTGGCCTTTAATACCGTACACGGAAGTTTTGCAAAACAAAAAGAACTCAAAGGTACTTTTGCCGTTTCCTACTCTGCTTCAAATGAAAAAATTGACGTTGTTACCAAAGGCCTGAAAATTGGATCAGACGCTTTTGACATTACCGCTTTTTTTAATCTTGCCAAAGGAAATGCACTTTTCGGAATCAATATTGGGACTACTATTTTATGGCAAAATGCATCCAATTTATTATCGGCAAACATCAGTTCTAAGCTTAACCGATTTAATTTACAAAAACCAATCGATGTTAATTGTGATATCAAGGGGGATTTTAATGCCGAGGGGGATCCCAGAATTGTTGTTCAGGCCATTATCAAAAACAACGAATTAAGCATTCCGGACGGATTGATCAAAAACTGCCACTTCAAAGGGATTTTTACCAATAATTTCAAACCTACAGCCGGTTATAACGATGCTAATTCAGCCATTATTTTAACGAATTTTGTGGGCGAATACGAAAATATTCCGCTCACCATTCCGCAATTGTCTATCAATAATCTCGAAAAACCACTGGCTACCGGAAACGTTAGTTCTGACTTTGATATCGAAAGGCTCAACGAAATAAGCAACGATAAATGGATTCAGTTTACGGCAGGCCACGCCAAAGCCAACTTAAAATTTCAGTTTGACATTGTCGATTTGTATATTACCAAACCTCGTTTTATCGGTAAAATAGATGTCGACGACGCTTCCTTTCATTATATTCCAAAGAATGTTCATGCCGTTAAGACCAACATTCATCTTGACTTTACCGAGAAAGCTTTACTGATCAAGCAAATTGCCTACAAACACAATAAGAATACGATTTTCGTAGAAGGAAAAATTGACAATTTCCTCAACCTCTATTATGATGCTCCCGAGAAAATGATCGTAAACTGGAAGATCTATTGCCCGAATATTGATTTGAAACAATTTCTGGGAGTTTTAGCGACTTCTCAAAAAGTAAAAGCCACGGCCAAAACCACCAAAAAGCCAACTATTTCAAACCATCTACGAACCGTAATCGACAGATGTGTGGTGGTCATCGACATCAAAGCCGATAAAATCAATTACAACAAATTAACCGCAACCAATACAACTGCCACGGTACAAATGATCGATTCGAGATTGGTCATTAAAAACGGTTCACTGCAAACTTCGGGCGGAAGTATCACCTTTAACAGTGAAGTAAAACCAAGCGGGAAGAACTTTGCTTTTAGCTCAAACGCCAACGTAAATCGGGTTGATATTGCCAGTTTTTTAAAGTCGTTCAACAACTTCGGGATTCAGTCTTTTAGCCCTGCTAATATCAAAGGGAAGCTAAGCAGCCAGGCCAATGTAACCGGGTTCATCAACGGCAACGGCGAATTGATCACGAATTCGATGCACGGCAATCTGACTTTCAACGTCAATCAGGGTGCTTTGTTAAACTTTGAGCCTATTGTGAAGATCGGCAAGTTTGCTTTTCCGTTCCGCGATGTCAAGAACATTACGTTTAGCGATTTATCCGGTACACTTAAATTGCGCGGAGAGCAGGTCGATGTGAATAATTTCACCATTAGTTCGAGTGTTTTAAACCTTGATGCCGAAGGCGTTTATTCTTTTGGCCGAGGCACCAATCTTGCTCTCACCATCCCTCTCCGAAACTCCAAAAACGACATCAAACTCGCCACCAAAGCCGAACGCGATGCCGTCCGCGAACGCGGAATCGTCCTGCATCTAATCGCACTCGACGAGGAAGGAAAAATGAAAATTAAATGGGGGAAGAGGGAGAAGTAG
- the trxA gene encoding thioredoxin, with protein sequence MALAITDATFDEVVLKSDKPVMVDFWAAWCGPCRMVGPIIDQLSDEYAGKVVVGKVDVDANQEFAAKYGVRNIPTVLVFHNGEVVGKQVGVAPKQTYADSLDALL encoded by the coding sequence ATGGCATTAGCAATAACAGATGCTACTTTTGATGAAGTAGTTTTGAAATCAGACAAACCAGTAATGGTAGATTTTTGGGCAGCATGGTGTGGTCCTTGTAGAATGGTTGGTCCAATCATTGACCAATTAAGCGATGAATACGCAGGTAAAGTAGTTGTTGGTAAAGTAGATGTAGATGCTAACCAGGAATTTGCTGCAAAATATGGTGTGCGTAACATACCTACCGTTTTGGTTTTTCATAACGGTGAAGTAGTAGGAAAACAAGTTGGAGTAGCTCCAAAACAAACCTACGCAGATAGTTTAGACGCTTTGTTGTAA
- a CDS encoding ammonium transporter → MKIEKRWIISFIIISIVCITGAFWPTVTENSYVLAEFGTTDHIVPADVAWMLTSCCLVLIMTPGLSFFYGGMVGKKNVISTMLQSFICLGVVTLLWVVVAFSLAFGDPVGLNLGGHFYSFFGNPTTFAFMDYVGVLPHKQLASTIPFMLFALFQMKFAIIAPAIITGSFAERVRFISYLLFISLFTIFIYAPLCHSVWYPTGILGSYFGVKDFAGGTVVHMSSGFAALAGVLVLGKRKNKQHIPTNIPFVLLGTGMLWFGWFGFNAGSALAANGTAAMAFATTTTSSAAAMLTWVFFDRMNGRKVSALGACIGAVVGLVAITPAAGFVSVPESMFFGFVTALVSNSVVNCRFSKKFDDTLDVFACHGVGGIMGMILTAVFAHGEDASLLHGGWNVFAHHMMALVLVSIFTFFGAYFLFKVTNFIIPLRVSEENEHIGLDLSQHDETLDPKLKAITEVHYG, encoded by the coding sequence ATGAAAATAGAAAAACGCTGGATCATTTCCTTTATTATTATAAGTATTGTGTGCATTACGGGGGCCTTTTGGCCAACTGTAACTGAAAATAGTTATGTATTAGCTGAATTTGGCACAACCGATCATATCGTTCCTGCCGATGTTGCCTGGATGTTAACCTCCTGTTGTCTGGTTTTGATCATGACTCCGGGATTATCCTTTTTTTATGGCGGAATGGTGGGCAAGAAAAATGTGATTTCGACCATGCTGCAGAGTTTTATCTGCTTGGGGGTTGTAACGCTTTTGTGGGTTGTGGTTGCCTTTAGTCTGGCCTTTGGCGATCCTGTAGGTCTTAACCTGGGAGGTCATTTTTATAGTTTTTTTGGAAACCCGACTACTTTTGCTTTTATGGATTATGTGGGGGTTTTACCTCATAAACAATTGGCCAGCACAATTCCGTTCATGCTTTTTGCTTTGTTTCAAATGAAGTTTGCGATTATCGCTCCGGCAATTATTACCGGATCCTTTGCCGAGCGCGTTCGTTTTATATCGTATTTACTTTTTATCAGTTTGTTTACCATTTTTATTTATGCGCCATTGTGCCATTCCGTTTGGTATCCAACAGGTATTTTAGGAAGTTATTTTGGCGTAAAAGATTTCGCCGGAGGAACAGTAGTACACATGAGCTCCGGATTTGCCGCTTTGGCTGGTGTTCTGGTTCTGGGTAAAAGAAAAAACAAACAGCATATCCCCACCAACATTCCGTTTGTATTATTAGGAACCGGAATGTTGTGGTTTGGGTGGTTCGGATTCAACGCCGGTTCGGCTCTTGCGGCCAACGGAACAGCCGCTATGGCTTTTGCAACCACGACAACCTCATCGGCAGCAGCCATGCTGACCTGGGTTTTCTTTGACCGAATGAACGGCAGAAAAGTGTCGGCTCTTGGTGCCTGTATTGGAGCTGTTGTAGGCTTGGTGGCCATAACACCCGCTGCCGGATTTGTATCGGTTCCTGAGAGTATGTTTTTTGGATTTGTAACAGCTTTGGTTTCTAATTCGGTTGTAAATTGCCGTTTCTCGAAAAAATTCGATGATACACTTGACGTTTTTGCCTGTCACGGTGTAGGGGGAATTATGGGAATGATTTTGACCGCTGTTTTTGCTCATGGCGAAGACGCAAGTTTACTACACGGTGGCTGGAATGTATTTGCACATCATATGATGGCATTGGTTTTAGTTTCAATTTTCACCTTTTTCGGAGCCTATTTCCTCTTCAAAGTGACCAATTTTATTATTCCGTTGCGTGTTTCCGAAGAAAACGAACATATCGGACTGGATTTGTCCCAACACGATGAAACCCTTGACCCTAAATTAAAAGCTATTACTGAAGTCCATTACGGTTAA
- a CDS encoding esterase/lipase family protein yields the protein MVLNLKNKKNPLPTFIGTEDSDTAVLFIHGLGGNCYTWLNFATHLNEAWNEKDSFSLEYDEYYKRYTSIPIISQIMIMVNIFNGKNITMLSEHLKSVITQNCSEYDNIIIVCHSMGGLIARKFLVEKLKKDKHLGKIKCLITYATPHHGSFIGNLFSIILYRPLKFLFISKLIQVFELSKNSSFIKNLNKDWSDLRVEDKIDFIRVVGMQDWVVRNNSARFNEHDDHVHTIANKDHFNIIKPLKDIKDVAFQVTYNYLRKFRIKMEREKELLESQEEYD from the coding sequence ATGGTATTAAATTTAAAGAACAAAAAAAATCCTCTTCCTACATTTATTGGAACTGAAGATTCAGATACTGCTGTCCTTTTCATACATGGACTAGGAGGCAATTGTTATACGTGGTTAAATTTCGCAACACATCTAAACGAAGCTTGGAATGAGAAAGATTCATTTTCCTTAGAGTACGATGAATATTACAAAAGATATACCTCAATCCCTATAATATCACAAATCATGATAATGGTCAATATTTTTAATGGAAAAAATATTACTATGCTATCTGAACATTTAAAATCTGTAATAACTCAAAATTGTTCAGAATATGACAATATAATAATAGTTTGTCACAGTATGGGTGGCCTTATAGCCCGAAAGTTTCTAGTCGAAAAATTAAAAAAAGATAAACATCTTGGAAAAATAAAATGCCTAATCACATATGCAACACCGCATCACGGCTCATTTATAGGAAATCTCTTTTCAATAATACTATACCGCCCCTTAAAGTTTCTCTTTATTTCGAAACTCATTCAAGTTTTTGAACTTTCTAAGAATAGCTCATTTATAAAAAACTTAAATAAAGATTGGAGCGACTTAAGAGTTGAAGATAAAATCGATTTTATTAGGGTAGTAGGGATGCAAGATTGGGTTGTTAGAAACAATAGCGCTCGCTTTAATGAGCATGACGACCATGTTCATACAATTGCAAACAAAGACCATTTTAATATCATAAAACCCTTAAAAGATATCAAGGACGTTGCGTTTCAAGTAACTTATAATTATTTAAGAAAATTCCGGATTAAAATGGAAAGAGAAAAAGAGTTGCTTGAAAGCCAGGAGGAATATGACTAG
- a CDS encoding NAD(P)H-binding protein yields MKKAILYGASGLVGSYILENLLNNNNYEQIIIVVRKDLNIQHPKLKTIIADFNSLSKVVKDIQADDVFIALGTTQKKTPDKKLYYQIDHDYPILAAELAKKNGAKAVFLVSALGANAKSSIFYTKLKGETERGIINLNLEHTYIFRPSMILGDRKESRPMEKVFIGIFKLINPLFVGSLSKYKGIEAEDIAKAMVKSTAQLDQKVKILHWAEMTALLK; encoded by the coding sequence ATGAAAAAAGCAATTCTGTACGGAGCAAGCGGGCTAGTTGGCTCTTATATTCTCGAAAATTTGTTGAACAACAATAACTACGAACAAATAATAATTGTAGTAAGGAAAGACTTAAACATCCAGCATCCAAAACTAAAAACAATCATAGCTGATTTTAACTCCCTATCAAAAGTGGTCAAGGACATTCAGGCCGATGATGTTTTTATCGCTCTCGGCACCACACAAAAGAAAACGCCTGATAAAAAGTTATACTATCAAATAGATCACGATTACCCGATTCTGGCAGCAGAACTGGCGAAAAAAAACGGAGCAAAAGCTGTTTTTCTGGTTTCGGCACTTGGTGCAAATGCAAAATCATCGATATTTTATACCAAATTAAAAGGAGAAACCGAACGGGGTATCATAAATCTGAATTTAGAACATACTTATATCTTTCGTCCTTCAATGATTTTAGGAGACCGAAAAGAAAGCCGACCGATGGAAAAAGTATTCATTGGAATATTCAAATTGATCAACCCATTGTTTGTGGGAAGCTTAAGTAAATACAAAGGAATAGAGGCCGAAGATATCGCCAAAGCAATGGTAAAAAGTACAGCGCAATTAGATCAGAAAGTAAAAATATTGCATTGGGCAGAAATGACGGCTTTGCTAAAATAA
- a CDS encoding nuclear transport factor 2 family protein produces MKKSILLLLFVTVFANAQTSEKDKVNQTIDAWHKAAGEVKFDAYFDLMADDAIFIGTDATENWNKKDFKVWAKPYFDKGTAWNFTALERHIFFDKTGKIAWFDELLNTQMKICRGSGVLVKVGKDWKIQHYVLSMTVPNDEVNAAIKIKAPLEDVLITKLQKK; encoded by the coding sequence ATGAAAAAATCAATCTTACTATTATTATTTGTTACTGTTTTTGCAAACGCACAAACTTCTGAAAAAGACAAAGTGAACCAAACTATCGATGCCTGGCACAAAGCAGCCGGTGAGGTGAAATTTGATGCTTATTTTGATTTAATGGCCGACGATGCGATTTTCATTGGCACTGATGCTACCGAAAACTGGAACAAAAAAGATTTTAAAGTTTGGGCAAAACCTTATTTTGACAAAGGAACTGCCTGGAATTTTACCGCTTTAGAGCGTCATATCTTTTTTGACAAAACCGGAAAAATTGCCTGGTTTGACGAGTTGCTTAACACTCAAATGAAAATTTGCCGCGGATCGGGAGTTTTGGTTAAAGTAGGGAAAGACTGGAAAATACAACATTATGTTTTATCGATGACGGTTCCTAATGATGAAGTGAATGCTGCGATCAAAATTAAGGCTCCACTTGAAGACGTTTTGATTACAAAGCTTCAAAAAAAATAA